In one Dermochelys coriacea isolate rDerCor1 chromosome 20, rDerCor1.pri.v4, whole genome shotgun sequence genomic region, the following are encoded:
- the IER2 gene encoding immediate early response gene 2 protein, producing the protein MEVQKEAQRIMTLSVWKMYNSRLQRGGLRLHRSLQLSLVMRSAREVYLSAKLEEDEEGGLGPQPCLGEEGAGQPPLPAAAACPGPPAPEERAAPADRGIGSGAGDPEPMETQDSSGDLPQATAALAASAPGAGRRPARGVSLPPPGKASRKRRSSSLDKPGAAEAGLVPTKKARLEAAEEEEGERQPQGQDGPFPSLAKVLQTRFSGMLRGGPPKGPEPTPGCRPGDGVLSILVRAVVAF; encoded by the coding sequence ATGGAGGTGCAGAAGGAAGCCCAGCGCATCATGACCCTGTCGGTGTGGAAGATGTACAACTCCCGCCTGCAGCGCGGCGGCCTCCGGCTGCACCGGAGCCTGCAGCTCTCGCTGGTCATGCGGAGCGCCCGGGAGGTCTATCTCTCCGCCAAGCTGGAGGAGGACGAGGAGGGGGGACTTGGGCCGCAGCCCtgcctgggggaggaaggggccggcCAGCCCCCACTGCCGGCCGCCGCCGCCTGCCCCGGCCCCCCGGCCCCGGAGGAGCGGGCAGCCCCCGCGGACCGTGGAATCGGCTCGGGCGCCGGCGATCCGGAGCCCATGGAGACGCAGGACAGCAGCGGGGACTTGCCCCAGGCGACCGCCGCTCTGGCGGCTTCAGCGCCCGGGGCGGGTAGGCGGCCGGCGCGGGGGGTTTCGTTGCCGCCCCCGGGCAAAGCCAGCCGGAAGCGGCGGAGCAGCAGCTTGGACAAGCCGGGGGCGGCCGAGGCCGGGCTGGTGCCCACCAAGAAGGCCCGGCTGGAggcggcggaggaggaggagggcgagCGGCAGCCCCAGGGACAGGAcggccccttccccagcctggccaaAGTCCTGCAGACCCGCTTCTCCGGGATGCTGCGGGGCGGCCCGCCCAAGGGCCCCGAGCCCACGCCGGGCTGCCGGCCCGGGGACGGGGTGCTCAGCATACTGGTCCGAGCCGTGGTGGCCTTTTAA